A single region of the Vidua macroura isolate BioBank_ID:100142 chromosome 12, ASM2450914v1, whole genome shotgun sequence genome encodes:
- the FBXO22 gene encoding F-box only protein 22 isoform X2, protein MESAAKGGYVLANLAEVVERVLGFLPTKALLRAACVCRLWRECARRTLRARQRIAWVSALEPGPAENHALVRALARELEKVHVLPQTVLYIADAETFSGHEECHEQKKVTPMGSSSNQPQEIEEGEAGFALLFPKIDGVKIHTFHFSKDVKNRVFDESKFAEAGLKNNPDLRVVLLFGYNSWKTGATRFLHQIVNPLNEKSIILAGGQVESFTSLTSENNHAQPGDACGVVGLAFSGPQIQSATVLLDQDVADERTAEAAMQRLKAANIPEHNTIGFMFACVGRGYRHYKTKRNMEADAFRKFFPNVPLFGFFGHGEIGCDRIVTGNFVLRECNDIKDDLLHGYTTVMTLIHLGSTKANQA, encoded by the exons aTGGAATCCGCGGCCAAGGGCGGCTACGTCCTCGCCAACCTCGCCGAGGTGGTGGAGCGTGTCCTCGGCTTCCTGCCCACCAAGGCGCTGCTGCGCGCCGCCTG CGTGTGCCGGCTGTGGAGGGAGTGCGCCCGGCGGACGCTGCGGGCGCGGCAGCGCATCGCGTGGGTGTCGGCGCTGGAGCCGGGCCCCGCCGAGAACCACGCGCTGGTGCGGGCGCTGGCGCGCGAGCTGGAG AAGGTGCACGTGCTGCCCCAGACCGTGCTCTACATCGCTGATGCAGAGACGTTCAGCGGGCACGAGGAGTGTCACGAGCAAAAGAAAG TTACCCCGATGGGTTCAAGTAGCAATCAGCCTCAAGAGATTGAAGAGGGCGAAGCTGGGTTTGCTCTGTTGTTTCCCAAAATTGATGGGGTGAAAATTCATACCTTCCATTTTTCTAAAGATGTGAAGAACAGGGTCTTTGATGAAAGCAAATTTGCTGAAGCAG GTCTGAAGAATAACCCAGATCTCCGTGTTGTTCTTCTGTTTGGCTACAACTCCTGGAAGACTGGAGCTACTCGATTTCTTCATCAAATAGTCAATCCATTGAATGAGAAAAGTATCATCCTGGCTGGGGGACAAGTGGAGAGCTTTACATCACTGACTTCTGAGAA TAACCATGCCCAGCCTGGTGACGCCTGCGGTGTGGTTGGGTTGGCTTTCAGCGGTCCCCAGATCCAGAGTGCCACAGTCCTGCTAGACCAGGATGTGGCTGATGAGAGGACAGCAGAAGCGGCCATGCAGCGTCTCAAAGCAGCAAACATCCCCGAGCACAACACCATTGGCTTCATGTTTGCCTGTGTTGGCAGAGGATATCGGCAttacaaaaccaaaaggaatATGGAAGCAGATGCATTTAGGAAGTTTTTTCCAAATGTACCCCTCTTTGGCTTTTTTGGACATGGGGAAATAGGATGTGATCGAATAGTTACTGGGAATTTCGTGTTAAGAGAATGTAATGACATAAAGGATGACCTGCTTCATGGTTATACTACTGTTATGACTCTTATTCACCTTGGTTCAACTAAAGCAAACCAAGCATAA
- the FBXO22 gene encoding F-box only protein 22 isoform X1: MESAAKGGYVLANLAEVVERVLGFLPTKALLRAACVCRLWRECARRTLRARQRIAWVSALEPGPAENHALVRALARELEKVHVLPQTVLYIADAETFSGHEECHEQKKARKRNSKETALALERLLPKRCQVLGLVTPGIVVTPMGSSSNQPQEIEEGEAGFALLFPKIDGVKIHTFHFSKDVKNRVFDESKFAEAGLKNNPDLRVVLLFGYNSWKTGATRFLHQIVNPLNEKSIILAGGQVESFTSLTSENNHAQPGDACGVVGLAFSGPQIQSATVLLDQDVADERTAEAAMQRLKAANIPEHNTIGFMFACVGRGYRHYKTKRNMEADAFRKFFPNVPLFGFFGHGEIGCDRIVTGNFVLRECNDIKDDLLHGYTTVMTLIHLGSTKANQA; the protein is encoded by the exons aTGGAATCCGCGGCCAAGGGCGGCTACGTCCTCGCCAACCTCGCCGAGGTGGTGGAGCGTGTCCTCGGCTTCCTGCCCACCAAGGCGCTGCTGCGCGCCGCCTG CGTGTGCCGGCTGTGGAGGGAGTGCGCCCGGCGGACGCTGCGGGCGCGGCAGCGCATCGCGTGGGTGTCGGCGCTGGAGCCGGGCCCCGCCGAGAACCACGCGCTGGTGCGGGCGCTGGCGCGCGAGCTGGAG AAGGTGCACGTGCTGCCCCAGACCGTGCTCTACATCGCTGATGCAGAGACGTTCAGCGGGCACGAGGAGTGTCACGAGCAAAAGAAAG ccagaaaaagaaacagtaaagaAACGGCACTCGCACTTGAAAGGTTGTTGCCAAAGCGATGTCAGGTTCTTGGACTGGTCACCCCAGGGATTGTAG TTACCCCGATGGGTTCAAGTAGCAATCAGCCTCAAGAGATTGAAGAGGGCGAAGCTGGGTTTGCTCTGTTGTTTCCCAAAATTGATGGGGTGAAAATTCATACCTTCCATTTTTCTAAAGATGTGAAGAACAGGGTCTTTGATGAAAGCAAATTTGCTGAAGCAG GTCTGAAGAATAACCCAGATCTCCGTGTTGTTCTTCTGTTTGGCTACAACTCCTGGAAGACTGGAGCTACTCGATTTCTTCATCAAATAGTCAATCCATTGAATGAGAAAAGTATCATCCTGGCTGGGGGACAAGTGGAGAGCTTTACATCACTGACTTCTGAGAA TAACCATGCCCAGCCTGGTGACGCCTGCGGTGTGGTTGGGTTGGCTTTCAGCGGTCCCCAGATCCAGAGTGCCACAGTCCTGCTAGACCAGGATGTGGCTGATGAGAGGACAGCAGAAGCGGCCATGCAGCGTCTCAAAGCAGCAAACATCCCCGAGCACAACACCATTGGCTTCATGTTTGCCTGTGTTGGCAGAGGATATCGGCAttacaaaaccaaaaggaatATGGAAGCAGATGCATTTAGGAAGTTTTTTCCAAATGTACCCCTCTTTGGCTTTTTTGGACATGGGGAAATAGGATGTGATCGAATAGTTACTGGGAATTTCGTGTTAAGAGAATGTAATGACATAAAGGATGACCTGCTTCATGGTTATACTACTGTTATGACTCTTATTCACCTTGGTTCAACTAAAGCAAACCAAGCATAA
- the NRG4 gene encoding pro-neuregulin-4, membrane-bound isoform, with the protein MRTDHEELCGTSYGSFCLNGGICYMIPTVSSPFCRCIENYTGARCEEVLLPSIKSQTKGDLFAAFLASLLLLGVLVIGAFYFLCRKVSIPRASSSECGANLVETTSSNGCSKITTA; encoded by the exons ATCATGAAGAACTCTGTGGCACCAGTTATGGATCTTTTTGTCTAAATGGAGGGATTTGTTATATGATTCCTACTGTATCCAGTCCATTCTGCAG GTGTATTGAGAATTACACAGGAGCTCGTTGTGAGGAAGTTTTGCTGCCCAGCATCAAATCCCAAACAAAAGGTGACCTGTTTGCAGCTTTCTTGGCTTCCCTTCTTCTTCTAGGAGTTCTTGTAATTGGAGCATTCTACTTCCTTTGCAG GAAAGTTTCCATTCCAAGGGCAAGTTCTTCAGAGTGTGGTGCCAACCTAGTTGAAACTACAAGCAGCAATGGCTGCAGCA aaataacaaCAGCCTAA